The sequence GCGATCATCGATCGCAACGGACTGCTGTTGGTTGACTCAAGACCCATCTACAACATTCTGCTTTCGCGAGAAGACACCAAGCACCTCGATCGCAATTCGCTGATTCAGCCGCTGGCCCAAGGGCTCAACATCGATCCGCAAATGTTGCGCGAGCGATTTCACCAGGTGAAAAACCAACCGGCGTTCGAATCGATCGTGATTAAAGAAGAAGCGAACCACAGCGACATTGCCTGGGTCGATGCGCATCAGCTCGAGCTTCCTGCGCTGCGCGTTGAGGAAACGCCGCAACGACGCTATCCGGCGAACGGCGTGCTGGCCCACGTGCTGGGATATGTTCAGGAGATTAGTCCGGAGCAGCTCGAGGATCCCCGGTACAAGAGTAAGGGTTACAAGCCAGGTGACATCATCGGACAGGATGGAATCGAATCCGTCTATGACGAGTTCCTTCGGGGCCGGGATGGTTACCGCGAAGTTGTCGTCGATAGTCGCGGCCACATTCAAAGCGAGCGATCGCGTGTCGAGCCGCAGCCCGGACAGGATCTGATCATTACCATCGACAGCGATCTGCAGGCAGCCGCCGAATTGGAACTCAAGAATTCGCCGCAGGGGCGTGGCGTGATTATCGCGTTGGATCCCAACAATGGCGAGATCCTCGCGCTCGCATCGGCGCCTACTTTCGATCCGAACCTTTTTTCCCAACGCATCACGACTAAAGAAGGCCGCGCCGAGTACGCCGCGTTAGTGAATCATCCTGACAAACCGCTGCTCAATCGCGCGGTGCAGGGTCGATATCCGCCGGGCTCAACCTGGAAGCCGCTGATGGCAATTGCGGGATTAAAACAGGGCGATATCACGGTTGATAACTCGAATATCCTCTGCGCGGGCGGCATCCAGATCGGCAACAAGCACACGCGGTGCATGGGCGGTAACCACGGCTCGCCCAATGTGCATATCGCAATTGCGAAGTCCTGCGACGGTTATTTCTACCGGCTCGGATTGAAGATGGAGCTTGAGGGAATGCAGCAGATGGTGCGCGAATTCGAGTTGGACAAACGCACGGGCATCGACTTGCCGCACGAAATCGTCAGTATCACGCCGTCACGCGAGTTGAAAGCCAAGCTGCATCCGAAAACACCCGAGTGGACCGACATCGACACCATTCACGCGTCGTTCGGCCAGGGGCAGGACGTGATTACACCCATTGCCTTGATCCGCGCGCACGCGTCGATCGGCATGAAGGGCATGATGTACGTCCCACATCTGCTGAAAGAAGTTCGTCAGGTAGGCTCGGTCGGCGAGCGACAAGCGCGCCCCGGACGATTTTTTGATCGGCCGCAGCCGAAAGACCTGGGCATTCCTCCCGAGCAAAACGCGACCGTCGTGCAAGCGATGTGGGCCGTGGTCAACGAGGGAGGAACGGCGACGGGAATCAAGATTCCCGGGTTCGACATTGCCGGCAAAACGGGCACGGCGCAGGTCGTCAGCCTCGGCAAAGAAGGCAGCGAATTCCGAGACCATTCATGGTTTGTTTCTTACGCTCCCGCCTATAAGCCGGAGATCGCGTGCGTCGCTTTGATCGAGAACGCGGGGCTGGGTTCGCGCTTCGGCGCGCCATCCGTGCGCGCGGTTTACGACGTCTACTACAACAAAAAACACGGCCAGCCCGCCGCGATGAAAACGAACATAGCGCTGAAAATTCGGTGACTCCGCTAAGACTGATGGGACATATACGACCCATACGTCCTATTGAAGCTCAATGGTTGAAGTTTTAAAGAAAAAAACCTTTCGAGATTTCGATTGGCTGGTCGCAGCGGTCGCGATCCTCATCGTCGCGTTCGGCATCTGGCAAATTCACAACGCAGTGCCCGCGGAAACGTACTGGCAGAAACAGATTCTCGGCCTGGTGGTCGCGCTGGTTGCCATGGTAGCGATTGCGTTCAGCGATTATCGAAGACTGGTGGAACTGGCGCCGATATTTTACCTGCTCGGATTGATTCTCCTGATCCTCGTGCTGATCCCCGGCATCGGCGTAAAAGTGAATGGCCAGCAATGCTGGATTCAATTACCCGGACCGCTCGGCCGATTCCAACCGTC is a genomic window of Pyrinomonadaceae bacterium containing:
- the mrdA gene encoding penicillin-binding protein 2; this encodes MKFVDDSQNLRIRLRIVQALVLLLLAVLAVRLYFLQVVKGAKYAEVAVNQRLRRLPIPAQRGAIIDRNGLLLVDSRPIYNILLSREDTKHLDRNSLIQPLAQGLNIDPQMLRERFHQVKNQPAFESIVIKEEANHSDIAWVDAHQLELPALRVEETPQRRYPANGVLAHVLGYVQEISPEQLEDPRYKSKGYKPGDIIGQDGIESVYDEFLRGRDGYREVVVDSRGHIQSERSRVEPQPGQDLIITIDSDLQAAAELELKNSPQGRGVIIALDPNNGEILALASAPTFDPNLFSQRITTKEGRAEYAALVNHPDKPLLNRAVQGRYPPGSTWKPLMAIAGLKQGDITVDNSNILCAGGIQIGNKHTRCMGGNHGSPNVHIAIAKSCDGYFYRLGLKMELEGMQQMVREFELDKRTGIDLPHEIVSITPSRELKAKLHPKTPEWTDIDTIHASFGQGQDVITPIALIRAHASIGMKGMMYVPHLLKEVRQVGSVGERQARPGRFFDRPQPKDLGIPPEQNATVVQAMWAVVNEGGTATGIKIPGFDIAGKTGTAQVVSLGKEGSEFRDHSWFVSYAPAYKPEIACVALIENAGLGSRFGAPSVRAVYDVYYNKKHGQPAAMKTNIALKIR